The region ATGATCGTTGTATGTCCTTTGTGTTCGACTTTCATAAATTTTAATTTAATTCTAAAAGTAAAAAATCTTTAATGAAATTTAAAAAATAATATTTTAATTCTTGATCTTACTTGCTAATAAATAAATCACTGCCATTCTCACAGCTACTCCATTTTCAACTTGATCTAGAATAACAGAATGTTTTCCATCAGCAACATCGGTAGTAATTTCAACACCTCTGTTTATTGGACCTGGGTGCATAATGACAATTTCTTTATTTAAACATTCTAAAATTTCACTTGTTAACCCAAATTGCTGAGTATATTCACGTGTATTAGGAAAATAGCTTACATCTAATCTTTCATTTTGAATACGCAACATATTGGCTACATCACACCATTCTAATGCTTTTCTTAAATCAGACTCAACCTTAACACCAAGAGAATCAATATATTTTGGAATCAATGTTTTAGGTCCACATACTCGAACTTCAGCACCCTGCATTTGTAAAGCAAATATATTAGAAAGTGCTACTCTACTGTGTAAAATATCACCTACTATCACTATTTTCTTTCCTGCAACATCTCCTAATTTTTCTCTTATTGTAAAACTATCTAACAAAGCTTGCGTTGGATGTTCATGCGCCCCATCGCCAGCATTGACAATACTTGCTTTAACATTTTGAGATAAAAAATGAGCGGCTCCTGGAGAACTGTGTCGCATAACAACCATATCTACTTTCATAGATAAAATATTATTTACGGTATCTATAAGTGTTTCTCCTTTTTTTACGGAAGATTGTGCAGAAGAAAAACTAATTACGTCGGCTGATAATCTTTTTTGAGCTAATTCAAAGGACAATTTAGTTCTTGTACTGTTTTCGAAAAAGATATTGGCAATAGTAACATCTCTTAGTGAAGGAACTTTCTTTATTGGACGATTGATTACTTCTTTAAAATGATCAGCCGTTTCAAAAATTAATTGAAGATCGTTTTCGTTTAAATATTTAATTCCAAGTAAATGATTAACGCTTAATTCTTTCATTGTGTGTTGTGTTGTTGTTGATTTTATTCAATATAAACGGCATCTTCTCCATCTTTCTCATGCCATTTAACCCTTACTTTTTCATTATTGATTGCATCTACTTGTCGACCTCTATAATCCG is a window of Flavobacterium indicum GPTSA100-9 = DSM 17447 DNA encoding:
- a CDS encoding aspartate carbamoyltransferase catalytic subunit, with product MKELSVNHLLGIKYLNENDLQLIFETADHFKEVINRPIKKVPSLRDVTIANIFFENSTRTKLSFELAQKRLSADVISFSSAQSSVKKGETLIDTVNNILSMKVDMVVMRHSSPGAAHFLSQNVKASIVNAGDGAHEHPTQALLDSFTIREKLGDVAGKKIVIVGDILHSRVALSNIFALQMQGAEVRVCGPKTLIPKYIDSLGVKVESDLRKALEWCDVANMLRIQNERLDVSYFPNTREYTQQFGLTSEILECLNKEIVIMHPGPINRGVEITTDVADGKHSVILDQVENGVAVRMAVIYLLASKIKN